One part of the Nyctibius grandis isolate bNycGra1 chromosome 33, bNycGra1.pri, whole genome shotgun sequence genome encodes these proteins:
- the CAPG gene encoding macrophage-capping protein, whose translation MYTALPKSGSPFGPTATHPGLHIWRVEKLRPVEVPEATWGVFFSGDAYLVLHNGPEERAHLHLWMGRDSSRDEQGACALLSTQLNALLGERPVTHREAQGNESDVFMEYFPRGVTYQDGGVDSAFRPTRPGAGPVHKLYQVKGKKNVRASERELRWASFNTGDCFILDLGQTLFVWCGAKCNVLERNKAQELAAAIRDGERGGKARLEIVADGEEPPEMLQVLGPKPTLQEGSPEEDVVADQKNAGAAVLYKVSDATGRMALSQVAASSPFSQSLLCSDDCFVLDNGAGGKVYVWKGRKANEQERQAALKVAEEVIARMGHSPRTQVEILPQGRETPLFKQFFTSWK comes from the exons ATGTACACCGCACTCCCCAAAAG CGGTTCCCCCTTCGGCCCCACCGCCACCCACCCCGGCCTCCACATCTGGCGGGTGGAGAAGCTGCGCCCGGTGGAGGTCCCCGAGGCCACGTGGGGTGTCTTCTTCTCGGGGGACGCCTACTTGGTGCTCCACAACGGGCCGGAGGAGCGAGCCCACCTCCACCTGTGGATGG GCCGGGACTCCTCGCGGGACGAGCAGGGGGCCTGCGccctcctctccacccagctgaACGCGCTGCTGGGCGAGCGCCCCGTGACCCACCGCGAGGCGCAGGGCAACGAGTCCGACGTCTTCATGGAGTACTTCCCCCGCGGCGTCACCTACCAG GATGGCGGCGTGGACTCTGCGTTCAGGCCCACCCGTCCCGGCGCCGGCCCCGTGCACAAGCTCTACCAggtgaaggggaagaagaacGTGCGGGCGAGCGAGCGGGAGCTGCGCTGGGCCAGCTTCAACACCGGCGACTGCTTCATCCTCGACCTGGGCCAG acCCTCTTCGTGTGGTGTGGGGCCAAGTGCAACGTGCTGGAGCGCAACAAGGCGCAGGAGCTGGCGGCGGCCATCCGGGACGGCGAGCGGGGTGGCAAGGCTCGCCTGGAGATCGTGGCGGATGGCGAGGAGCCACCTGAGATGCTCCAG GTGCTGGGCCCCAAGCCCACCTTGCAGgagggcagccctgaggaggacgTGGTGGCCGACCAGAAGAACGCGGGGGCAGCCGTCCTCTACAAG GTGTCGGACGCGACGGGGCGCATGGCCCTGAGCCAGGTGGCCGCCAGTAGCCCCTTCAGCCAGAGCCTGCTCTGCTCCGACGACTGCTTCGTGCTGGACAACGGCGCCGGCGGGAAGGTCTACGTCTGGAAAG GGCGCAAGGCCAACGAGCAGGAGCGCCAGGCGGCCCTGAAAGTGGCCGAGGAGGTCATCGCCCGCATGGGCCACTCGCCCCGGACACAG GTGGAAATCCTGCCCCAGGGCCGCGAGACGCCCCTCTTCAAGCAGTTCTTCACCAGCTGGAAGTGA